One window of the Herbiconiux sp. L3-i23 genome contains the following:
- a CDS encoding alternate-type signal peptide domain-containing protein, translating into MNKLMKGAVAGAAGIALLLGGAGTFAVWNAEASLQAATIKSGNLALTANTDGVWKDGSTTVNLATYKIIPGKTLTYTQTLDVIADGNDLTATLTNSGVTTSSNTITGLTTSMSVEKVSGSNLTVGGTNGSTIAVTNGGTTAGKIKATVTVTFPSSSTEGKSGTAVITAPTFTLTQTTA; encoded by the coding sequence ATGAACAAGCTCATGAAGGGTGCCGTCGCCGGCGCCGCTGGAATCGCCCTCCTCCTCGGAGGCGCCGGAACCTTCGCCGTCTGGAACGCCGAAGCCTCCCTTCAGGCCGCCACCATCAAGTCCGGCAATCTCGCCCTCACGGCGAACACCGACGGCGTGTGGAAGGACGGCAGCACCACCGTCAACCTGGCGACCTACAAGATCATCCCGGGTAAGACCCTCACCTACACGCAGACCCTCGACGTGATCGCCGACGGCAACGACCTCACCGCCACGCTGACCAACAGCGGCGTCACCACCTCCTCGAACACCATCACCGGCCTCACTACGTCGATGAGCGTCGAGAAGGTCAGCGGCTCCAACCTCACCGTGGGCGGCACCAACGGCAGCACCATCGCCGTGACCAACGGTGGAACCACCGCCGGCAAGATCAAGGCGACCGTCACCGTCACCTTCCCCTCCTCCTCGACCGAGGGCAAGTCGGGCACCGCCGTCATCACGGCGCCGACCTTCACGCTCACGCAGACCACCGCCTGA
- a CDS encoding aminotransferase class V-fold PLP-dependent enzyme: MTSDALTAAIDQFADPRGYLAVASIGLPTRHSVAAMTADLAAWYAADRDPQGYDAVIARTRAAYAGLVAVPVEAVAIGSQTSVITSLIADAAPDGAEVVVVAGDFSSIEFPFVARPGIRLRAVELDALADALTDETWLVAFSLVQSATGRIADTDAILEAARRHDVLTLCDTTQAVGVLPVDASPWDATICHSYKWLCSPRGVAFLTLRSRLADLLVPTQAGWYAGDDPWANCYGPAMSLATDARRFDVSPAWQAWVGAEPAITMFGGLDIAEVWQRASGLGDMLCDALGIDEQHQAIVTWPDPDGAHLALLIAAGIRVSGRAGRLRAAFHLWNDESDVDRVAAVLHEAGALRRTGRRRREMALRRRR, from the coding sequence ATGACCTCTGACGCGCTCACCGCCGCGATCGACCAGTTCGCCGACCCCCGCGGCTACCTGGCGGTCGCGTCGATCGGGCTGCCGACCAGACACAGCGTCGCCGCAATGACCGCGGACCTCGCCGCCTGGTACGCCGCCGACCGCGACCCCCAGGGATACGACGCCGTCATCGCCCGGACCCGTGCCGCCTACGCGGGCCTCGTGGCGGTCCCGGTCGAGGCGGTCGCGATCGGATCGCAGACGTCGGTGATTACGAGTCTCATCGCCGACGCCGCACCGGACGGCGCCGAGGTGGTCGTCGTGGCGGGGGACTTCTCGTCGATCGAGTTCCCCTTCGTCGCGCGTCCTGGCATCCGGCTTCGCGCCGTGGAACTCGACGCGCTCGCCGACGCGCTGACGGACGAGACCTGGCTGGTCGCGTTCTCGCTCGTGCAGTCGGCGACGGGACGGATCGCCGACACCGATGCGATCCTCGAGGCCGCCCGGCGTCACGACGTGCTGACGCTCTGCGACACCACCCAGGCCGTCGGAGTGCTCCCGGTCGACGCATCGCCCTGGGACGCCACCATCTGCCACAGCTACAAATGGCTGTGCTCGCCGCGCGGAGTCGCCTTCCTCACCCTCCGCTCGCGACTCGCCGACCTGCTCGTCCCGACGCAGGCCGGCTGGTACGCCGGCGACGACCCGTGGGCGAACTGCTACGGGCCCGCCATGTCTCTCGCCACCGATGCGCGGCGTTTCGATGTCTCTCCGGCGTGGCAGGCGTGGGTGGGAGCAGAGCCCGCGATCACGATGTTCGGGGGACTCGACATCGCCGAGGTGTGGCAGCGCGCGAGCGGCCTCGGTGACATGCTCTGCGATGCGTTGGGCATCGACGAGCAGCATCAGGCGATCGTCACCTGGCCCGATCCCGACGGCGCGCACCTCGCACTGCTGATCGCGGCGGGGATCCGCGTCTCGGGGCGCGCGGGAAGGCTGCGCGCGGCGTTCCACCTGTGGAACGACGAGTCGGATGTTGACCGCGTCGCCGCCGTCCTGCACGAGGCCGGAGCGCTGCGGCGGACCGGACGGAGGAGGCGGGAGATGGCGCTGCGTCGTCGTCGGTAG
- a CDS encoding signal peptidase I: MTRRQRERPDKRERGVLHYLWTGLSAGVLALVVAIGLAAVVVPMVAGATPLTVLTRSMEPTLPPGTLVVVRPTPVDQIRIGDVLTYQIESGKADVISHRVIEVRSGSDGLTTFITKGDNNDAADTEPVIPAQIKGTVWYSIPWIGYVSVNLVGANRSWLVPAAGGALLVYAVVMVVLGLFGKKGTARGGGKRPKGERARHAADPAPQSSEPQQKS, translated from the coding sequence ATGACGCGGCGACAGCGCGAACGGCCCGACAAGCGTGAGCGCGGCGTACTGCACTACCTCTGGACGGGCTTGAGCGCCGGTGTGCTCGCCCTGGTCGTCGCCATCGGACTCGCCGCGGTCGTCGTCCCCATGGTGGCGGGAGCAACTCCCCTTACCGTCCTCACTCGGTCGATGGAGCCGACACTGCCGCCCGGCACACTCGTCGTCGTCAGGCCGACCCCGGTCGATCAGATCCGGATCGGCGATGTCCTCACCTATCAGATCGAGTCCGGCAAGGCCGACGTCATCTCGCACCGGGTGATCGAGGTGCGCTCCGGCTCCGACGGCCTCACGACCTTCATCACCAAGGGCGACAACAACGACGCCGCCGACACCGAGCCAGTGATCCCCGCCCAGATCAAGGGCACCGTCTGGTACAGCATCCCGTGGATCGGGTATGTGAGCGTCAACCTGGTCGGTGCGAACCGGTCGTGGCTCGTGCCCGCCGCCGGCGGTGCGCTGCTCGTCTACGCGGTCGTCATGGTCGTGCTCGGACTGTTCGGCAAGAAGGGCACCGCGCGCGGTGGCGGCAAGCGGCCGAAGGGCGAGCGGGCCCGACACGCGGCCGACCCCGCGCCGCAGAGCTCGGAGCCGCAGCAGAAGTCTTAG
- the recO gene encoding DNA repair protein RecO has translation MPVYRDEAVVLRTHKLGEADRIVTMLSRQHGKIRAVAKGVRRTSSKFGARLEPFMVVDVQLYEGRSLDTVTQAESLASYGATIASDYAAYTAANAMVETADRITETEGSLQQYLLLVGALRSLSRREHGPTLTLDSYLLRALSIAGWAPSFSDCAVTGAPGPHSAFVVQLGGVVADEVAPPGTPRLKPEVVELLAALLTGDWSHAEDADERTRSQASGVVAAYTQWHLERGLRSLQHVDREPTRGSSL, from the coding sequence GTGCCGGTCTACCGAGATGAAGCGGTCGTGCTGCGCACCCACAAGCTGGGTGAAGCGGACCGCATCGTCACCATGCTGTCGCGACAGCACGGCAAGATCCGGGCCGTGGCGAAAGGCGTCCGGCGCACCTCGTCGAAGTTCGGTGCGCGACTCGAGCCGTTCATGGTCGTCGACGTGCAGCTCTACGAGGGGCGAAGCCTCGACACGGTGACGCAGGCCGAGTCGCTCGCCTCGTACGGCGCGACGATCGCGAGCGACTACGCCGCGTACACCGCGGCGAATGCGATGGTCGAAACCGCCGACCGGATCACCGAGACGGAAGGGTCGCTGCAGCAGTACCTGCTGCTCGTCGGGGCCCTCCGATCGCTGTCACGGCGCGAGCACGGTCCGACGCTGACCCTCGACTCGTACCTGCTGCGCGCCCTGTCGATCGCCGGATGGGCGCCGAGCTTCTCGGACTGCGCCGTCACCGGCGCCCCCGGCCCGCACAGCGCCTTCGTGGTGCAGCTCGGCGGGGTCGTCGCCGACGAGGTCGCCCCGCCTGGCACGCCTCGGCTGAAGCCCGAGGTCGTCGAGCTGCTGGCCGCGCTCCTCACCGGCGACTGGAGTCACGCCGAGGACGCCGATGAGCGCACCCGTTCGCAGGCGAGCGGAGTCGTCGCCGCCTACACGCAATGGCACCTGGAACGGGGGCTGCGCTCGCTGCAGCACGTCGACCGGGAGCCCACGAGAGGATCCTCCCTGTGA
- a CDS encoding RICIN domain-containing protein, producing MLARHREPRRRSTGWLTLIAAIVVTAALGSAGGTYATWSQQTKILTSSTTSTIKAATPAVSIAGFTTNGGTYATVGAVKTAPLTVTNTGDATLTSTTVSAALASGSATVANAFDVVRWGPVTAASSCTASAQPGSYTNGNYATVLKFSVASLAPGASAIYCVRTKLTSATSGTANIILTATGTVTTNWKATGTNSATFTAQTADTVAPTAPWEPWQPWTTTITGTTVGLGWSAANDNVGVTDYEVYRNGVLVGTSGGATSFTDKYLKLGTTYTYTVRAKDAAGNFSAMSTSVSATTATWVDSNESYRINNVQSGLCIQIDAFSNGSPIKQQPCAADGTDRQTWKFNDTGNGSGSFWIMPRNGSPIGFDVNLDNGTTRGMGDYVPVQGWSYGGSTNQQWKVEATTPGNFRIVSVLSGKCLDVPNAQSTAGLQLQQYTCNGTNAQNFTLTAVS from the coding sequence ATGCTCGCGCGTCACCGTGAACCTCGTCGCCGAAGCACCGGCTGGCTCACCCTCATCGCCGCTATCGTCGTGACGGCCGCCCTCGGCAGCGCCGGCGGCACCTACGCGACCTGGTCTCAGCAGACCAAGATCCTCACCTCGTCGACCACGTCGACCATCAAGGCGGCCACGCCGGCGGTGAGCATCGCCGGCTTCACCACCAACGGCGGTACCTACGCCACGGTCGGCGCGGTCAAGACCGCGCCGCTCACCGTGACCAACACCGGCGACGCCACCCTCACCAGCACCACGGTCTCGGCCGCGCTCGCGTCCGGCTCCGCGACCGTCGCGAACGCCTTCGACGTGGTGCGCTGGGGCCCGGTCACCGCGGCCTCCTCGTGCACGGCGAGTGCACAGCCCGGCTCGTACACGAACGGCAACTACGCCACCGTGCTGAAGTTCTCGGTGGCGAGCCTCGCCCCCGGTGCCTCCGCCATCTACTGCGTGCGGACCAAGCTGACATCGGCGACGAGCGGCACCGCGAACATCATCCTCACCGCCACCGGGACCGTCACGACGAACTGGAAGGCGACCGGAACGAACTCGGCCACTTTCACCGCCCAGACCGCCGACACCGTGGCGCCCACCGCGCCGTGGGAGCCCTGGCAGCCATGGACCACCACCATCACCGGCACGACGGTGGGCCTCGGCTGGTCCGCAGCGAACGACAACGTCGGCGTCACCGACTACGAGGTCTACCGCAACGGTGTCCTCGTCGGCACGTCGGGTGGCGCCACCAGCTTCACCGACAAGTACCTGAAGCTCGGGACCACCTACACGTACACCGTGCGGGCAAAAGACGCCGCGGGCAACTTCTCCGCGATGTCGACGAGCGTGTCGGCGACGACCGCCACCTGGGTCGATTCCAACGAGTCCTACCGGATCAACAACGTCCAAAGCGGACTCTGCATCCAGATCGACGCCTTCTCGAACGGTAGCCCGATCAAACAGCAGCCGTGCGCGGCCGACGGGACCGACCGTCAGACCTGGAAGTTCAACGACACGGGGAACGGCAGCGGGAGCTTCTGGATCATGCCGCGCAACGGCAGCCCGATCGGATTCGACGTCAACCTCGACAACGGCACCACGCGCGGCATGGGCGACTACGTCCCGGTGCAGGGTTGGAGCTACGGCGGATCCACCAACCAGCAGTGGAAGGTCGAGGCAACCACGCCCGGCAACTTCCGTATCGTGTCGGTGCTGAGCGGGAAGTGCCTCGACGTCCCGAACGCGCAGTCGACGGCCGGCCTGCAGCTGCAGCAGTACACCTGCAACGGAACGAACGCTCAGAACTTCACGCTCACGGCGGTCAGCTGA
- a CDS encoding trimeric intracellular cation channel family protein, producing MTSAISIPLWTDLLAVAVGGLQGAMLAGELRTRRLDLLGVAIVGTATGLGGGLLRDIFLGVPAVALSTDWYLPVAVVASLIGMLLQQVFSKVDWAVTALDALTIGLFGAIGASKALSLGLPVIPSIFIGVVSAVGGGVVRDVLLGVPIALMHVGSLYAVAAGAGTVLLVALERLGAPIEVAATTCVVATTLIRILAVRFGWSLPEQRALARLGFPRRPR from the coding sequence GTGACATCCGCGATCTCGATCCCCCTCTGGACCGACCTCCTGGCGGTCGCCGTCGGCGGGCTGCAGGGAGCGATGCTCGCCGGTGAGCTGCGCACCCGCCGTCTCGATCTGCTCGGCGTCGCGATCGTCGGCACGGCGACGGGGCTCGGCGGCGGTCTGCTGCGCGACATCTTCCTCGGGGTGCCGGCCGTCGCGCTGAGCACCGACTGGTACCTGCCGGTCGCGGTGGTCGCATCCCTCATCGGCATGCTGCTGCAGCAGGTGTTCTCGAAGGTCGACTGGGCTGTGACCGCGCTCGACGCCCTGACCATCGGGCTGTTCGGGGCGATCGGTGCGTCGAAGGCGCTCTCGCTCGGTCTGCCGGTGATCCCGTCGATCTTCATTGGCGTCGTCTCGGCCGTCGGTGGCGGTGTGGTGCGCGACGTGCTGCTCGGCGTCCCGATCGCGCTCATGCACGTCGGATCGCTCTACGCGGTCGCCGCCGGAGCGGGCACGGTGCTGCTGGTCGCGCTGGAGCGGTTGGGCGCTCCGATCGAGGTGGCCGCGACGACGTGCGTGGTGGCGACGACTCTGATCCGCATACTCGCGGTCCGTTTCGGTTGGAGCCTCCCCGAACAACGCGCCCTCGCCCGCCTCGGCTTCCCCCGCCGCCCCCGTTAG
- a CDS encoding AAA family ATPase, giving the protein MPRGETVEPAEPGRVLVAGVTGVGKTTLAKTIAEAIGSPYVELDALYHGPQWSYRDSFLDEVAEIATTDRWVTEWQYASARPILADRAQLLVWLDLPTPVMLWRLVRRTIRRRLRREVLWNGNREAPLWHFLTGRDHVLAWALRSGRTYRELVPQAAAAHPGLTVVRLRTQREVDRWLRTLPAG; this is encoded by the coding sequence GTGCCGAGGGGCGAGACCGTCGAGCCCGCGGAGCCGGGACGGGTGCTCGTCGCGGGCGTGACCGGCGTCGGCAAGACGACCCTCGCGAAGACGATCGCCGAGGCGATCGGGTCACCGTACGTCGAGCTCGATGCGCTGTACCACGGCCCGCAATGGAGCTACCGAGACAGCTTCCTCGACGAGGTGGCGGAGATCGCGACCACGGACCGCTGGGTCACCGAATGGCAGTACGCATCCGCCCGCCCGATCCTCGCCGACCGCGCGCAGCTGCTCGTCTGGCTCGACCTGCCGACCCCTGTGATGCTCTGGCGGCTCGTCCGGCGTACGATCCGGCGTCGGCTGCGCCGCGAGGTTCTCTGGAACGGCAACCGGGAGGCGCCGCTCTGGCACTTCCTGACCGGCAGGGACCATGTGCTCGCCTGGGCCCTGCGCTCGGGCCGCACCTATCGCGAGCTGGTGCCGCAGGCGGCGGCCGCGCATCCCGGTCTCACCGTGGTGCGACTGCGGACGCAACGCGAGGTCGACCGCTGGCTGCGGACACTTCCGGCAGGGTGA
- a CDS encoding glycine--tRNA ligase, protein MAASRLDNVIALAKRRGFVFQAGEIYGGSRSAWDYGPLGTELKENIKRQWWRSVVRSREDVVGLDSSVILPRKVWEASGHVEVFSDPLVECLVCHKRYRADHLEEEYEEKKGRAPENGLFDIVCANCGTRGQWTEPRGFSGLLKTFLGPVDDEAGLHYLRPETAQGIFVNFNNVLNAARQKPPFGIGQIGKSFRNEITPGNFIFRTREFEQMEMEFFVEPGTDEEWHQYWIDQRFAWYTDLGINPDNLRLYEHPKEKLSHYSKRTVDIEYRFGFQGSEFGELEGVANRTDFDLSTHSKHSGTDLSYFDQTKNERWTPYVIEPAAGLTRSLMAFLVDAYSEDEAPNTKGGVDKRTVLRLDRRLAPVKAAVLPLSRNEQLSPVAKQLAADLRLDWNVDFDDAGAIGRRYRRQDEIGTPFCITVDFETLDDKAATIRERDTMSQERVSLDRLHGYLAERLIGS, encoded by the coding sequence GTGGCCGCCTCCCGTCTCGACAACGTCATCGCCCTCGCCAAGCGCAGGGGCTTCGTCTTCCAGGCCGGTGAGATCTACGGCGGTTCGCGGTCGGCGTGGGACTACGGTCCGCTCGGCACCGAGCTCAAGGAGAACATCAAGCGCCAGTGGTGGCGTTCCGTCGTGCGCAGTCGGGAAGACGTCGTCGGCCTCGACTCGTCGGTCATCCTGCCCCGCAAGGTGTGGGAGGCGTCCGGCCACGTCGAGGTCTTCAGCGACCCGCTCGTCGAGTGCCTCGTCTGCCACAAGCGCTACCGCGCCGACCACCTCGAGGAGGAGTACGAGGAGAAGAAGGGTCGCGCGCCCGAGAACGGCCTGTTCGACATCGTCTGCGCCAACTGCGGCACCCGTGGCCAGTGGACCGAGCCCCGCGGCTTCTCCGGTCTGTTGAAGACCTTCCTCGGCCCCGTCGACGACGAGGCGGGCCTGCACTACCTGCGCCCCGAGACGGCGCAGGGCATCTTCGTGAACTTCAACAACGTGCTGAACGCGGCGCGTCAGAAGCCGCCGTTCGGCATCGGCCAGATCGGCAAGAGCTTCCGCAACGAGATCACGCCCGGCAACTTCATCTTCCGCACCCGCGAGTTCGAGCAGATGGAGATGGAGTTCTTCGTCGAGCCCGGCACCGACGAAGAGTGGCACCAGTACTGGATCGACCAGCGCTTCGCCTGGTACACCGACCTCGGCATCAACCCCGACAACCTCCGGCTCTACGAGCACCCGAAGGAGAAGCTGTCGCACTACTCGAAGCGCACCGTCGACATCGAGTACCGCTTCGGCTTCCAGGGCAGCGAGTTCGGCGAGCTCGAAGGCGTCGCGAACCGCACCGACTTCGACCTGTCGACCCACTCGAAGCACTCGGGCACCGACCTCAGCTACTTCGATCAGACGAAGAACGAGCGCTGGACTCCGTACGTCATCGAGCCCGCCGCCGGTCTCACCCGCTCGCTGATGGCCTTCCTCGTCGACGCCTACTCCGAGGACGAGGCGCCCAACACCAAGGGCGGCGTCGACAAGCGCACCGTGCTGCGCCTCGATCGTCGCCTCGCGCCGGTGAAGGCCGCCGTGCTGCCCCTCTCGCGCAACGAGCAGCTCTCGCCCGTCGCGAAGCAGCTCGCCGCCGACCTGCGTCTCGACTGGAACGTCGACTTCGACGACGCCGGCGCCATCGGCCGCCGCTACCGCCGTCAGGACGAGATCGGTACGCCGTTCTGCATCACCGTCGACTTCGAGACCCTCGACGACAAGGCGGCCACGATCCGCGAGCGCGACACGATGTCGCAGGAGCGCGTCTCGCTCGACCGTCTGCACGGCTACCTGGCGGAGCGCCTCATCGGCTCCTGA
- a CDS encoding DNA glycosylase AlkZ-like family protein encodes MIWWLSQTGTLVAGPPAGPRDHRFVLADEWIRSPRVLEGDEALAELAARYAEGHGPATVADLCWWTKLTVGAARRAFAAAESAGRVERYERDGVTWWVPAVDRPGGAPAELQLLPAFDELLLGYRDRSLSIDPARWLEVMSSNGIASPTLAQPGRIVGTWSARDGDVATQPFADPALDLELLRLESERVERFLTGDGSPSVRAPVSDESAQASWMRTGVRT; translated from the coding sequence GTGATCTGGTGGCTCTCCCAGACCGGGACCCTGGTTGCCGGACCACCCGCCGGACCGCGCGATCATCGGTTCGTGCTCGCCGACGAGTGGATCCGCTCGCCCCGCGTCCTCGAGGGCGACGAGGCTCTCGCCGAGCTCGCGGCGAGATACGCCGAGGGGCACGGGCCCGCGACCGTCGCCGATCTGTGCTGGTGGACGAAGCTGACCGTGGGGGCCGCCAGACGCGCGTTCGCAGCTGCGGAGTCCGCGGGTCGCGTCGAGCGCTACGAGCGGGACGGCGTGACGTGGTGGGTTCCCGCCGTCGATCGTCCGGGCGGAGCGCCTGCCGAGCTCCAGCTGTTGCCGGCCTTCGATGAGCTCCTCCTCGGCTACCGCGACCGCTCCCTGTCGATCGATCCCGCGCGCTGGCTCGAGGTGATGTCGTCGAACGGCATCGCGTCGCCCACTCTCGCGCAGCCGGGCAGGATCGTCGGAACCTGGTCCGCCCGCGACGGTGACGTCGCAACCCAGCCGTTCGCCGACCCCGCGCTCGATCTCGAGCTGCTGCGGCTCGAGTCGGAGCGCGTCGAACGCTTTCTCACGGGCGACGGGAGCCCGAGCGTTCGGGCTCCTGTCTCGGACGAGTCGGCTCAGGCGTCCTGGATGAGGACGGGCGTGCGGACGTAG
- a CDS encoding isoprenyl transferase produces the protein MTPKPFTHRDAVPYRPIDWTNVYPPAFPEVPNHVAIVMDGNGRWANARGLTRVEGHRAGEAALLDVVAGAIQAGVKHLSVYAFSTENWRRSPEEVRFLMGFNRDVLHRRRDQLNEWGVRVRWAGRKPRLWGSVIKELQYAEQLTAGNDVLTLTMCVNYGGRTEIADAVRAIADDVAAGRVKPSGVTERLIARHLYQPEMPDVDLFLRSSGEQRTSNFLLWQAAYAEMVFLDTLWPDFSRTDLWRGIELFSARNRRFGGAVDAPDAANAAG, from the coding sequence GTGACACCGAAGCCGTTCACCCATCGCGACGCGGTGCCCTATCGGCCGATCGACTGGACGAACGTGTATCCGCCGGCCTTCCCGGAGGTCCCGAACCACGTCGCCATCGTGATGGACGGCAACGGCCGTTGGGCCAACGCGCGAGGACTCACCCGGGTCGAGGGGCACCGGGCGGGGGAGGCGGCGCTGCTCGACGTCGTCGCGGGCGCCATCCAGGCGGGTGTCAAGCACCTCAGCGTCTACGCGTTCTCGACCGAGAACTGGCGGCGCTCGCCGGAGGAGGTCCGCTTCCTGATGGGCTTCAACCGCGACGTGCTGCACCGCCGACGCGACCAGCTGAACGAGTGGGGGGTGCGCGTGCGCTGGGCGGGGCGCAAGCCGCGTCTATGGGGATCGGTCATCAAGGAGCTGCAGTACGCCGAGCAGCTCACGGCGGGCAACGACGTGCTCACGCTCACGATGTGCGTGAACTACGGCGGGCGCACCGAGATCGCAGACGCCGTCCGTGCCATCGCGGACGACGTCGCCGCCGGCCGCGTCAAGCCGTCGGGCGTGACCGAGCGCCTCATCGCCCGCCACCTGTACCAGCCCGAGATGCCGGACGTCGACCTGTTCCTCCGCAGTTCGGGGGAGCAGCGAACCAGCAACTTCCTGCTCTGGCAGGCCGCCTACGCCGAGATGGTCTTCCTCGACACGCTGTGGCCCGACTTCAGCCGCACCGACCTGTGGCGCGGCATCGAGCTCTTCTCGGCACGCAACCGACGGTTCGGGGGAGCGGTCGACGCTCCCGACGCGGCCAATGCGGCAGGCTGA
- a CDS encoding nuclear transport factor 2 family protein produces MALETSTLDSVIVVWHVAVNARDADAAAAACAEDVVLGGPEGESRGRGELRRWVEESGIRLMPKEAYDIPGGIVVAQEVTWPGNADRAEEAPQRLYTAFGLRDGEISSILRYESLDEAKAAPIAA; encoded by the coding sequence ATGGCTCTCGAAACCTCAACCCTCGATTCCGTCATCGTCGTCTGGCATGTCGCGGTTAATGCGCGGGATGCGGATGCGGCCGCCGCCGCGTGCGCCGAAGACGTCGTCCTCGGCGGACCCGAGGGCGAATCTCGCGGCCGCGGCGAGCTGCGACGGTGGGTGGAGGAGTCCGGCATCCGCCTGATGCCGAAGGAGGCCTACGACATCCCGGGCGGCATCGTCGTCGCACAGGAGGTCACGTGGCCCGGCAACGCCGACCGTGCGGAGGAGGCGCCTCAGCGTCTCTACACGGCGTTCGGTCTGCGCGACGGCGAGATCTCGAGCATCCTGCGATACGAGTCGCTCGACGAGGCGAAGGCGGCCCCGATCGCCGCCTGA
- a CDS encoding SDR family NAD(P)-dependent oxidoreductase yields MPTAGGGSIIDISSCTELVSTPFSSDYTTSEFAVRDFGKAAATEVATDRIR; encoded by the coding sequence ATGCCCACGGCGGGCGGCGGCTCGATCATCGACATCTCGTCGTGCACGGAACTCGTCTCGACGCCGTTCAGCAGCGACTACACGACGAGCGAGTTCGCCGTACGCGACTTCGGCAAGGCGGCGGCCACGGAGGTCGCCACCGATCGGATCCGGTGA